The following are encoded together in the Lactuca sativa cultivar Salinas chromosome 1, Lsat_Salinas_v11, whole genome shotgun sequence genome:
- the LOC122195795 gene encoding varicose-related protein — protein sequence MTHELINKVVNQLEKTVNTMLEATVSRQIQVQLQTSGKQALQEALKSSMEASVLPAFEMSCKTMFDQIDSTFQKGMVDHTTAAHQQVESIHSPLAFALRDTINSASSITQTLTSELTDGQRKFVALAGSKSVNPLLSQTSNGPTSGFHEKVFFLPCQNVAQGVDLLHFSSQLSITLGLMNIVIID from the exons ATGACTCATGAACTTATCAATAAGGTTGTAAATCAGTTGGAAAAAACAGTTAATACTATGCTTGAAGCAACTGTTTCAAGGCAAATTCAAGTCCAACTTCAAACATCTGGAAAACAAGCTTTACAG GAGGCATTAAAGAGTAGTATGGAAGCTTCTGTTCTTCCTGCTTTCGAGATGTCCTGCAAAACCATGTTTGACCAAATTGACTCCACATTTCAAAAAGGAATGGTTGACCATACAACAGCAGCTCATCAGCAAGTTGAATCTATACATTCGCCTTTAGCATTTGCTTTGAGG GATACTATCAATTCAGCATCATCGATAACTCAAACATTGACCAGTGAGTTGACCGATGGTCAACGGAAATTTGTGGCTCTTGCAGGGTCAAAATCGGTAAATCCATTATTAAGCCAAACCAGCAACGGGCCTACAAGTGGTTTCCATGAGAAGGTCTTTTTTTTACCATGTCAAAATGTAGCCCAAGGGGTCGACCTTCTTCATTTTTCCTCCCAGCTATCTATCACATTGGGATTGATGAATATTGTAATAATTGATTAA